In Phaeodactylum tricornutum CCAP 1055/1 chromosome 10, whole genome shotgun sequence, a single genomic region encodes these proteins:
- a CDS encoding predicted protein, producing the protein MGPSGVITSDPTVTPNASPSQEPSLAPSDRPSMGPSGVITSDPTVTPNVSPSQEPSLAPSDRPSMGPS; encoded by the coding sequence ATGGGTCCCAGCGGCGTCATCACGTCGGATCCAACTGTCACCCCAAATGCAAGTCCATCGCAAGAGCCTAGCCTTGCTCCGTCTGACCGTCCCTCGATGGGTCCCAGCGGCGTCATCACGTCGGATCCAACTGTCACCCCAAATGTGAGTCCATCGCAAGAGCCTAGCCTTGCTCCGTCTGACCGTCCCTCGATGGGTCCCAGC